In one Balaenoptera acutorostrata chromosome 5, mBalAcu1.1, whole genome shotgun sequence genomic region, the following are encoded:
- the TMEM192 gene encoding transmembrane protein 192 isoform X1 produces the protein MEDGSLDLIQSIEDDPLLDTQHLPHHSLHAHFRPRFHPLPTVIIANLLLLIHIVFVILAFLTGVLCSYPNPIEDKCPGNYTNPLKVQTVIILGKVILWILHFLLERYIQYHHSKVRNRGYNKIYRSTRHLKSLALMIHSTGSTALLLLLCLQHSFPEPSALYLDLILATLAVELVCSLTCLLVYTVKIRKFNKTKPQPDVLEEEKIYAYPNNITSETGFRTLSSLEEIVEKQGDIIVYLKRHNALLSQRLLTFTSSDLSSQPSGI, from the exons ATGGAGGAC GGTTCCTTGGATCTCATCCAAAGTATTGAAGATGACCCCCTTCTGGACACCCAGCATCTCCCACATCACTCATTACACGCTCATTTTAGGCCCAGATTCCACCCTCTTCCTACAGTCATCATTGCAAATCTTCTCTTGTTGATACAT ATTGTGTTTgttattttagcatttttaacAGGTGTGCTTTGTTCTTACCCCAATCCAATTGAAGACAAGTGCCCAGGAAACTATACCAACCCATTGAAAGTTCAGACAGTCATAATCCTCGGAAAAGTGATTTTGTGGATTCTGCATTTCCTTCTTGAACGATACATCCAGTATCACCATAGCAAAGTAAGAAACCGAGGCTATAACAAGATCTACCGGTCAACAAGGCATCTTAAAAGCCTTGCGCTGATGATACACTCCACTG GCAGCACGGcgctcctcctcctgctctgcctgcaGCACTCCTTCCCCGAGCCCAGCGCGCTGTACCTGGACCTCATTCTGGCCACCCTGGCTGTGGAGTTGGTCTGCTCCCTGACGTGCCTGCTCGTGTACACAG TGAAAATTCGAAAATTTAATAAAACCAAGCCACAGCCTGATgtacttgaagaagaaaaaatctaTGCTTACCCCAACAATATTACATCGGAGACTGGATTCAG GACTCTCTCGAGCCTGGAAGAGATTGTGGAGAAGCAGGGAGACATCATAGTGTACCTGAAGCGACACAATGCCCTGCTCAGCCAACGTCTGCTGACCTTCACGTCCTCTGACCTCAGCTCTCAGCCAAGTGGGATTTGA
- the TMEM192 gene encoding transmembrane protein 192 isoform X2, whose amino-acid sequence MGSLDLIQSIEDDPLLDTQHLPHHSLHAHFRPRFHPLPTVIIANLLLLIHIVFVILAFLTGVLCSYPNPIEDKCPGNYTNPLKVQTVIILGKVILWILHFLLERYIQYHHSKVRNRGYNKIYRSTRHLKSLALMIHSTGSTALLLLLCLQHSFPEPSALYLDLILATLAVELVCSLTCLLVYTVKIRKFNKTKPQPDVLEEEKIYAYPNNITSETGFRTLSSLEEIVEKQGDIIVYLKRHNALLSQRLLTFTSSDLSSQPSGI is encoded by the exons ATG GGTTCCTTGGATCTCATCCAAAGTATTGAAGATGACCCCCTTCTGGACACCCAGCATCTCCCACATCACTCATTACACGCTCATTTTAGGCCCAGATTCCACCCTCTTCCTACAGTCATCATTGCAAATCTTCTCTTGTTGATACAT ATTGTGTTTgttattttagcatttttaacAGGTGTGCTTTGTTCTTACCCCAATCCAATTGAAGACAAGTGCCCAGGAAACTATACCAACCCATTGAAAGTTCAGACAGTCATAATCCTCGGAAAAGTGATTTTGTGGATTCTGCATTTCCTTCTTGAACGATACATCCAGTATCACCATAGCAAAGTAAGAAACCGAGGCTATAACAAGATCTACCGGTCAACAAGGCATCTTAAAAGCCTTGCGCTGATGATACACTCCACTG GCAGCACGGcgctcctcctcctgctctgcctgcaGCACTCCTTCCCCGAGCCCAGCGCGCTGTACCTGGACCTCATTCTGGCCACCCTGGCTGTGGAGTTGGTCTGCTCCCTGACGTGCCTGCTCGTGTACACAG TGAAAATTCGAAAATTTAATAAAACCAAGCCACAGCCTGATgtacttgaagaagaaaaaatctaTGCTTACCCCAACAATATTACATCGGAGACTGGATTCAG GACTCTCTCGAGCCTGGAAGAGATTGTGGAGAAGCAGGGAGACATCATAGTGTACCTGAAGCGACACAATGCCCTGCTCAGCCAACGTCTGCTGACCTTCACGTCCTCTGACCTCAGCTCTCAGCCAAGTGGGATTTGA